A genomic region of Caulobacter vibrioides contains the following coding sequences:
- a CDS encoding PepSY-like domain-containing protein, giving the protein MVAHLISVLAFALAPAVETKITPVAAKDLPAAVVAVVKAAAPAMTIKEAELKERENRRYFDVEGVMPDGSEIEFDLLEKDGAWTIVETQRDIAWDQAPKPVRDAAAASGKAITPVRVIESRQNDGMVIYELFAAGKPKEPSMEVSFKDGQAKVLSEVWPH; this is encoded by the coding sequence ATGGTCGCGCATCTGATCTCGGTTCTTGCCTTCGCCCTCGCGCCCGCCGTCGAGACGAAGATCACGCCCGTGGCCGCTAAGGACCTGCCGGCGGCCGTGGTCGCCGTCGTCAAGGCCGCCGCGCCGGCGATGACGATCAAGGAAGCCGAGCTCAAGGAGCGCGAGAACCGCCGCTACTTCGACGTGGAAGGCGTGATGCCGGACGGTTCGGAGATCGAGTTCGACCTGCTGGAAAAGGACGGCGCTTGGACCATCGTCGAAACCCAGCGCGACATCGCCTGGGATCAAGCGCCCAAGCCCGTTCGCGACGCCGCCGCAGCGTCGGGCAAGGCCATCACGCCGGTGCGGGTGATTGAGAGCCGGCAGAACGACGGCATGGTCATCTATGAGCTGTTCGCCGCAGGCAAGCCCAAGGAGCCGTCGATGGAGGTCAGCTTCAAGGACGGTCAGGCCAAGGTTCTCAGCGAGGTCTGGCCGCACTAG
- a CDS encoding VOC family protein, producing MARRVALVSLLVADYDEAIAFYVGKLGFTLVEDTDMGHSKRWVVVSPGSEGTNFLLARAVGEQAEAIGRQGGGRVWLFLHTDDFAGDYARMSEAGVRFLEAPRHEAYGTVAVFEDLSGNRWDLMQPKA from the coding sequence ATGGCCCGCCGCGTCGCGCTCGTTTCCCTGCTGGTGGCTGACTACGACGAGGCGATCGCCTTCTATGTCGGCAAGCTTGGCTTCACACTGGTCGAAGACACCGACATGGGGCACAGCAAGCGCTGGGTCGTCGTCTCGCCGGGAAGCGAGGGGACAAACTTCCTCCTCGCCCGCGCCGTGGGCGAGCAAGCCGAAGCGATCGGTCGCCAGGGCGGAGGACGGGTCTGGCTTTTTCTGCATACGGATGATTTCGCCGGCGACTACGCCCGCATGAGCGAGGCCGGCGTGCGTTTCCTCGAGGCGCCGCGCCATGAAGCCTATGGAACAGTCGCCGTGTTTGAAGACCTTTCCGGCAATCGCTGGGACCTGATGCAACCCAAGGCCTGA
- a CDS encoding ThuA domain-containing protein, whose product MTRLLTLVALVTALACSAAQADPKIRVLYLDQSVGWLHAPVARPKNSNGPTLSEVALAEIGGQSGAFSVESTQDARQITPEKLKTIDVLIFYTTGELPISAANWQAIQRWVESGQGGFVGLHSATDTHWAYSGPGQTYTAFINGKFAGHPWTQGAPLTIQSLGGPNPVNKAWPHRFAYAEEIYQYSDYDPAKVRVLQAIDFTETPLKRPWFVPVTWTRQIGKGRLFQTNLGHTPSTWDDPRYRAQLLDAIRWTAHRLPGSATPNPEEQALWALRSLMAYSGVPKADVEARVAKLAKTDKAWLLDAAARTAALRPLWPAKPEDDKSAFDAAYQAVLSDVLARSAR is encoded by the coding sequence ATGACCCGCCTTCTGACCCTGGTCGCGCTGGTGACCGCCCTCGCCTGCTCAGCCGCGCAGGCCGATCCGAAGATCCGCGTGCTCTATCTTGACCAGTCGGTCGGCTGGCTGCACGCGCCGGTCGCTCGGCCCAAGAACAGCAACGGGCCGACGCTGTCCGAAGTGGCCCTCGCCGAGATCGGCGGCCAGAGCGGCGCGTTCAGCGTGGAGTCCACACAGGACGCTCGCCAGATCACCCCCGAGAAGCTCAAGACCATCGACGTCCTGATCTTCTACACCACGGGCGAACTGCCGATCTCGGCCGCCAACTGGCAGGCGATCCAGCGCTGGGTTGAGAGCGGCCAGGGCGGCTTCGTGGGCCTGCACAGCGCCACCGACACCCATTGGGCCTATTCTGGACCCGGCCAGACCTACACCGCCTTCATCAACGGCAAGTTCGCGGGCCATCCCTGGACGCAGGGCGCGCCGCTGACCATCCAGTCCCTCGGGGGCCCCAACCCGGTCAACAAGGCCTGGCCGCACCGCTTCGCTTATGCCGAGGAGATCTATCAGTACTCGGACTATGATCCCGCCAAGGTCCGGGTTCTGCAGGCGATCGACTTCACCGAGACGCCGTTGAAGCGTCCCTGGTTCGTGCCGGTCACCTGGACACGCCAGATCGGCAAGGGCCGCCTATTCCAGACCAATCTTGGCCACACGCCCAGCACTTGGGACGATCCACGCTATCGCGCCCAGCTGCTGGACGCGATCCGCTGGACCGCGCATCGCCTCCCCGGCTCGGCGACGCCCAACCCCGAGGAGCAGGCGCTATGGGCTCTGCGGTCCCTGATGGCCTATTCAGGCGTCCCCAAGGCGGACGTCGAGGCGCGGGTCGCCAAGCTGGCCAAGACCGACAAGGCCTGGCTGCTCGACGCCGCCGCTCGGACGGCCGCGCTGCGTCCGCTTTGGCCAGCGAAGCCGGAGGACGACAAGAGCGCGTTCGACGCAGCCTACCAGGCTGTTCTCAGCGACGTGCTGGCCCGCTCCGCGCGCTAA
- a CDS encoding DUF2239 family protein yields MDACFVVFHGQHRVGMGSQLEAALAAQALSGEPGVLIFDPEGRSVDFDLSGGPEAIRARLQPEEAAPRGRGRPKLGVVPREVTLLPRHWDWLAAQPGGASVALRKLVEAARRAAEGPDRIRSSRDAAYRFAAAMAGDLAGFEEAMRCLFAGDDTGFEARIEAWPSDIAAQLRTYAAEAFGADEGA; encoded by the coding sequence ATGGACGCGTGTTTTGTGGTCTTCCACGGTCAGCATCGCGTGGGCATGGGGTCTCAGCTGGAGGCGGCTCTGGCGGCCCAGGCGCTGTCGGGCGAGCCTGGCGTGCTGATCTTCGACCCTGAGGGGCGGTCGGTGGACTTCGACCTGAGTGGCGGTCCCGAGGCCATCCGGGCGCGTCTGCAGCCCGAGGAGGCTGCGCCGCGCGGTCGGGGGCGACCCAAGCTCGGCGTCGTCCCCCGTGAGGTGACCTTGCTGCCCCGGCACTGGGACTGGCTTGCCGCCCAGCCCGGCGGCGCTTCAGTGGCGCTGCGCAAGCTGGTCGAGGCCGCCCGCCGCGCCGCGGAGGGACCCGATCGGATCCGGTCCTCGCGGGACGCGGCCTATCGGTTCGCAGCGGCCATGGCTGGAGACCTCGCCGGGTTCGAGGAGGCCATGCGCTGCCTGTTCGCCGGCGATGACACAGGGTTCGAGGCGCGGATTGAGGCCTGGCCCAGCGACATCGCCGCCCAGCTTAGAACCTACGCCGCCGAAGCGTTCGGCGCCGACGAGGGGGCTTAG
- a CDS encoding GIY-YIG nuclease family protein, producing MSERKALMRAYKERKVEAGVYAVRCEATAEVWVGATPDLSTRQNGVWFSLRLGSHREPSLQTAWNAHGADSFVFETVEAIDVEGLDAFGRASRLKDRRDHWIDAWGARGLN from the coding sequence ATGTCCGAACGCAAGGCGCTGATGCGCGCATACAAGGAACGCAAGGTTGAGGCCGGCGTCTACGCCGTTCGCTGTGAAGCGACGGCCGAGGTTTGGGTCGGCGCGACGCCCGACCTTTCCACCCGACAGAACGGAGTCTGGTTCTCCCTGCGCCTCGGCTCGCACCGGGAACCCAGCCTGCAGACGGCCTGGAACGCCCATGGGGCGGACAGCTTCGTTTTCGAGACCGTCGAGGCCATCGATGTCGAGGGCCTGGACGCGTTTGGTCGCGCGTCGCGCCTGAAAGACCGACGTGACCATTGGATCGACGCCTGGGGCGCCCGGGGGCTGAACTGA
- a CDS encoding TonB-dependent receptor — translation MTLSTVLLYGLAAVSLDPASASAPAATATMVAEDVQTTPRTKDDGPNEVEGLVIQADPRGKVEGAIQPEIELNEEEIKSFGANSIGELLTLLTPQTASTRGRDGGGGGPVLLINGRRISGFQEIQGVPPEAIERFQVLPEEVALSYGYKADQRVVNIILKKNYSATTLQAAGTVATDGGRTTLSGGGNRVNIDGDKRWNLDLQVQRDPYLMETDRDIVRAPNGQPFDLVGNVSGLNGGEIDPALSAAAGGLVTIAGVPDAAQAGKVGLSAFSPLAGRYNTDDLTASRSLISKSERATLRGSISRDLNKTTQLTISGNLEDTSSQALLGLPGVTFTLPTGSPFSPFSKPVTGYRFIDAPGALARDTDVLRTQVSMAANGRVKDWRWTLTGDFDRTATDTTTGRGLDASAFQAAVAAGDPSVNPFGTIASNLYKSVAPDTANSVSTSASAELVLNGNLFQLPAGGVQTSFKIGADTRGLDAKTVRSGVSTQRKVTRDRENLQTSFTLPLTSTRNDVLAKLGDLSANFNAGYENLSDLGGLTTLGAGLNWTPIKPLSLIASVTDEEGAPSTNQINDPLVVTPNVSVFDFTTGQTALITRTDGGNPNLRNDNRRVSKFQVNYKPLEKVELTFNATYTLAETSNVISSFPAITPDLERAFPERFTRDATGRLLAIDARPVNFASAERQDIRWGFNLFKPVGKPTPGAAAGPGAPGAPGGMGGGRFGGGAGGPGGGMRFGGPGGGGFMGPGGPGGMMRPGQGMLQVSVYHTWRLADELTTRKGLPVLDQLDGAAISSRTGQARHEVQVQGGYFKDGLGMRFNGNWKASTWVNGGATGGQTLYFSDLATLGLSVFASFNAPARKALVDKYPILKGAQVSLNVENVFDAKQTVRDQNGVTPQAYQRDYLDPLGRTVRLGFRKQL, via the coding sequence ATGACCCTTTCGACCGTGCTCCTCTACGGGCTGGCCGCCGTCTCGCTCGATCCTGCGTCCGCGTCGGCGCCCGCCGCGACGGCCACGATGGTCGCCGAGGACGTTCAGACGACGCCGCGGACGAAAGATGACGGGCCCAACGAGGTCGAGGGTCTGGTCATTCAGGCGGATCCGCGCGGCAAGGTGGAAGGCGCCATCCAGCCCGAGATCGAGCTGAATGAGGAAGAGATCAAAAGCTTCGGCGCCAACAGCATCGGAGAGCTTCTGACGCTGCTGACCCCGCAGACCGCCAGCACGCGCGGTCGCGACGGGGGCGGTGGCGGGCCCGTGCTCCTGATCAACGGTCGCCGGATTTCAGGCTTCCAGGAAATCCAGGGCGTTCCGCCCGAGGCGATCGAACGCTTCCAGGTTCTGCCGGAAGAGGTCGCGCTGAGCTACGGCTACAAGGCCGACCAGCGGGTCGTGAACATCATCCTGAAGAAGAACTACAGCGCCACCACGCTCCAGGCGGCCGGTACGGTCGCGACGGACGGCGGCCGCACGACGCTGAGCGGCGGCGGCAATCGGGTCAATATCGACGGTGACAAGCGTTGGAACCTGGACCTGCAGGTCCAGCGCGATCCCTACCTGATGGAGACGGACCGCGACATCGTCCGCGCGCCGAACGGCCAGCCCTTCGACCTCGTCGGCAATGTGAGCGGCTTGAACGGCGGCGAGATCGATCCGGCCCTGTCCGCCGCAGCGGGAGGCCTGGTGACTATCGCCGGCGTTCCGGACGCCGCTCAGGCGGGCAAGGTCGGCCTTTCGGCGTTTTCGCCGCTGGCGGGGCGCTACAACACCGACGATCTGACCGCCAGCCGGTCGCTGATCTCCAAGTCCGAGCGCGCGACGCTGCGCGGATCGATCAGCCGTGACCTCAACAAGACTACGCAACTGACGATCAGCGGCAATCTGGAAGACACCAGCAGCCAGGCTTTGCTCGGCCTGCCCGGCGTGACCTTCACCCTGCCGACGGGCAGCCCGTTCTCGCCCTTCTCCAAGCCCGTCACCGGCTATCGCTTCATCGACGCGCCCGGCGCCCTGGCGCGTGACACGGACGTCCTGCGGACCCAGGTCAGCATGGCCGCCAACGGCCGTGTGAAGGACTGGCGCTGGACCCTGACCGGCGACTTTGACCGAACCGCCACCGACACGACGACCGGACGGGGGCTGGACGCCTCGGCCTTCCAGGCGGCGGTCGCCGCCGGCGATCCCAGCGTCAATCCGTTCGGGACGATCGCGTCCAACCTCTACAAGAGCGTGGCGCCGGACACCGCCAATTCGGTGTCGACCTCGGCCAGCGCCGAGCTCGTGTTGAACGGTAATCTGTTCCAGCTGCCGGCCGGCGGCGTCCAGACCAGCTTCAAGATCGGCGCGGACACGCGCGGCCTCGACGCCAAGACTGTTCGCTCCGGCGTCAGCACCCAGCGCAAGGTCACGCGCGACCGCGAGAACCTTCAGACCAGCTTCACCCTGCCGCTGACCAGCACGCGCAATGACGTCCTGGCCAAGCTGGGCGACCTCTCGGCCAACTTCAACGCGGGCTATGAGAACCTCTCGGACCTGGGCGGCCTCACGACCCTGGGCGCGGGCCTCAACTGGACGCCCATCAAGCCGCTCAGCCTGATCGCCAGCGTCACGGACGAGGAGGGCGCCCCCTCCACCAACCAGATCAACGATCCGCTGGTGGTCACGCCCAACGTCTCGGTGTTCGACTTCACGACGGGTCAGACCGCGCTGATCACCCGAACCGATGGCGGCAACCCGAACCTGCGCAATGACAATCGCCGGGTTTCCAAGTTCCAGGTGAACTACAAGCCGCTGGAGAAGGTCGAGCTGACCTTCAACGCCACCTATACCCTGGCCGAGACGAGCAATGTGATCTCCAGCTTCCCGGCGATCACGCCGGATCTGGAGCGGGCCTTCCCAGAGCGGTTCACGCGGGACGCCACGGGTCGCCTGCTGGCGATCGACGCGCGCCCGGTCAACTTCGCCAGCGCCGAGCGTCAAGACATTCGCTGGGGCTTCAACCTGTTCAAGCCCGTGGGCAAGCCGACGCCGGGCGCGGCGGCGGGTCCCGGCGCGCCGGGCGCGCCTGGCGGTATGGGGGGCGGGCGCTTTGGTGGCGGCGCTGGTGGTCCGGGGGGCGGCATGCGCTTCGGCGGACCCGGCGGCGGCGGCTTCATGGGGCCAGGCGGTCCTGGCGGCATGATGCGGCCGGGCCAGGGCATGTTGCAGGTGTCGGTCTACCACACCTGGCGCCTGGCCGACGAACTGACCACCCGCAAGGGGCTGCCCGTGCTGGACCAGTTGGACGGTGCGGCGATCAGCTCGCGCACCGGGCAGGCGCGTCACGAGGTTCAGGTGCAGGGCGGCTACTTCAAGGACGGCCTGGGCATGCGCTTCAACGGCAACTGGAAGGCGTCCACCTGGGTGAACGGCGGGGCCACCGGCGGCCAGACGCTGTATTTCTCCGACCTCGCCACCCTGGGCTTGAGCGTCTTCGCCAGCTTCAACGCCCCTGCGCGCAAGGCGCTGGTGGACAAGTATCCGATCCTGAAGGGTGCGCAGGTCTCGCTGAACGTCGAGAACGTGTTCGACGCCAAGCAGACGGTGCGTGACCAGAACGGCGTCACCCCGCAGGCCTACCAGCGCGACTACCTGGACCCGCTGGGCCGCACGGTGCGATTGGGCTTCCGCAAGCAGCTCTAG
- a CDS encoding S41 family peptidase yields MKRLSLVAAAAALSLASPALAESPFWPVQPKNGPVAAELRGAWKSRGYGWIVQFGPDGAQLFQTAGGACYPDARREPDPDGVLSLWRAEGAGVISLTGDPLGTRYQFDRLPNLPTDCISAAAWTPDRIVAFAADTFAELYPRSAERKLDWPARKAKALAQVTPTSTDDQLWLALAGLLSGLDDPHVELHGMVQGARRDLEPGESPTLLRVRSADPAGEERSWLQAYREGILTGLLQGKGRQAANNRIFWGRVDDVGYLNVLTMGAFARNAAPDDPRPLDAVLDEALSAFVGAKAVVVDVSNNRGGYDTISRRIAARFTAQPRVAYAKVPVGAKTPPQTIKVEPSGAVGFTGPVYVVTSDITVSAGETFTLMMKALPNVTQVGGTTRGAFSDQLPKPLPNGWSLALPAELYRSADGQELEGRGLAPDVPLDVFPDGDVSGGHAKAIEGLIAKIREGAVGTAAR; encoded by the coding sequence ATGAAACGTCTGAGTCTCGTCGCGGCCGCCGCCGCTCTATCCCTGGCGTCGCCGGCCTTGGCGGAGAGCCCGTTCTGGCCGGTGCAGCCCAAGAACGGACCGGTCGCCGCAGAGCTGCGCGGCGCCTGGAAGTCCCGGGGCTATGGCTGGATCGTCCAGTTCGGACCCGACGGCGCGCAACTGTTCCAGACGGCCGGCGGCGCCTGCTACCCGGACGCACGCCGCGAGCCTGATCCCGACGGAGTCTTGAGCCTTTGGCGGGCCGAGGGGGCTGGCGTAATCAGTCTGACGGGCGATCCGTTGGGCACGCGCTATCAGTTCGACCGGCTCCCCAACCTGCCGACGGACTGTATCTCGGCGGCGGCCTGGACCCCGGACCGCATTGTCGCCTTCGCCGCCGACACCTTTGCGGAGCTCTATCCGCGCTCGGCCGAGCGCAAACTGGACTGGCCCGCGCGCAAGGCCAAGGCGCTGGCGCAGGTGACCCCCACCTCCACCGACGATCAGCTCTGGCTGGCGCTCGCCGGTCTGTTGAGCGGGCTGGATGATCCTCATGTCGAGCTGCACGGAATGGTGCAGGGCGCGCGGCGCGATCTCGAGCCGGGCGAGTCTCCCACGCTTTTGCGTGTCCGTTCGGCCGATCCCGCGGGCGAGGAGAGGTCCTGGCTCCAGGCCTATCGCGAAGGGATTTTGACCGGGCTGCTGCAAGGCAAGGGACGCCAGGCCGCTAACAATCGCATCTTCTGGGGGCGGGTCGACGATGTGGGCTATCTCAACGTCTTGACCATGGGCGCTTTCGCGCGGAACGCCGCACCGGATGATCCTCGGCCGCTAGACGCTGTTCTGGACGAAGCCCTGAGTGCGTTTGTCGGCGCCAAGGCGGTGGTGGTCGACGTCAGCAACAATCGGGGCGGATACGACACCATCAGTCGGCGTATCGCGGCGCGGTTCACGGCGCAGCCCCGCGTCGCCTACGCCAAGGTCCCGGTCGGCGCAAAAACCCCGCCGCAGACCATCAAGGTCGAGCCCTCCGGCGCGGTCGGTTTCACGGGGCCGGTCTATGTGGTGACGAGCGACATCACGGTCAGCGCGGGCGAGACCTTCACCTTGATGATGAAGGCGCTGCCGAACGTGACCCAGGTCGGTGGAACGACGCGCGGGGCCTTTTCAGACCAACTGCCCAAGCCGCTGCCGAATGGCTGGAGCCTGGCCCTGCCGGCGGAGCTCTACCGGTCAGCGGATGGTCAAGAGCTGGAGGGACGCGGCCTGGCGCCTGACGTTCCGCTCGACGTCTTCCCGGACGGGGACGTGTCCGGAGGCCACGCCAAGGCCATTGAGGGCCTCATCGCGAAAATCCGCGAGGGCGCTGTCGGGACGGCGGCGCGCTGA
- the thiC gene encoding phosphomethylpyrimidine synthase ThiC has product MNIQSTIKAVAETISTGPIPGSRKVYQAGELFPELRVPFREVAVHPSANEPPVTIYDPSGPYSDPTVQIDIEKGLPRTREALVVARGDVEEVTDPRQVKPEDNGFAQGKHLAPEFPDTGRKIYRAKPGKLVTQLEYARAGIITAEMEYVAIRENLRREQDRPCVRDGEDFGASIPDFVTPEFVRQEIARGRAIIPANINHGELEPMAIGRNFLVKINANIGNSAVLSTVADEVDKLVWATRWGADTVMDLSTGRNIHNIRDWIIRNSSVPIGTVPIYQALEKVNGVAEDLNWEVFRDTLIEQCEQGVDYFTIHAGVRLPFIPMTAKRVTGIVSRGGSIMAKWCLAHHKENFLYERFDEICEIMRAYDVSFSLGDGLRPGSTADANDEAQFSELRTLGELTKVAWNHGVQVMIEGPGHVAMHKIKANMDEQLKHCHEAPFYTLGPLTTDIAPGYDHITSAIGAAMIGWFGTAMLCYVTPKEHLGLPDRDDVKTGVITYKLAAHAADLAKGHPGAAMWDDAISRARFEFRWEDQFNLGLDPETARKFHDETLPKEAHKTAHFCSMCGPKFCSMKISQEVRDFAAGKAPNSAELGMAEMSEKFREQGSEIYLKTE; this is encoded by the coding sequence ATGAATATCCAGAGCACCATCAAGGCCGTGGCCGAGACGATCTCGACCGGTCCGATCCCCGGCTCGCGCAAGGTCTATCAGGCGGGCGAGCTGTTCCCCGAGCTGCGCGTGCCGTTCCGCGAGGTGGCTGTCCACCCGTCGGCCAACGAGCCGCCGGTGACGATCTACGATCCCTCGGGCCCGTATAGCGATCCGACCGTCCAGATCGACATCGAGAAGGGCCTCCCGCGCACCCGCGAGGCGCTGGTCGTGGCGCGCGGCGATGTCGAAGAGGTCACCGATCCCCGCCAGGTGAAGCCCGAGGACAACGGCTTCGCCCAGGGCAAGCACCTGGCCCCTGAATTCCCGGACACCGGCCGCAAGATCTACCGCGCCAAGCCGGGCAAGCTGGTCACCCAGCTGGAATACGCCCGCGCCGGGATCATCACGGCCGAGATGGAATATGTGGCCATCCGCGAGAACCTGCGTCGCGAGCAGGACCGTCCGTGCGTGCGTGACGGCGAGGACTTCGGCGCCTCGATCCCCGACTTTGTGACGCCCGAGTTCGTGCGCCAGGAAATCGCCCGCGGCCGCGCCATCATCCCGGCCAATATCAATCACGGCGAACTGGAGCCGATGGCGATCGGCCGCAACTTCCTGGTCAAGATCAACGCCAATATCGGCAACTCGGCGGTGCTCTCGACCGTCGCCGATGAGGTGGACAAGCTGGTCTGGGCCACGCGCTGGGGCGCCGACACGGTCATGGACCTGTCCACCGGCCGTAACATCCACAACATCCGCGACTGGATCATCCGCAACTCGAGCGTGCCGATCGGCACGGTGCCGATCTATCAGGCGCTGGAGAAGGTCAACGGCGTGGCCGAGGACCTGAACTGGGAGGTCTTCCGCGACACCCTGATCGAGCAGTGCGAGCAGGGCGTCGACTACTTCACGATCCACGCCGGCGTGCGCCTGCCGTTCATTCCGATGACCGCCAAGCGCGTCACCGGCATCGTCTCTCGCGGCGGCTCGATCATGGCCAAGTGGTGCCTGGCGCACCACAAGGAGAACTTCCTCTACGAGCGCTTCGACGAGATCTGCGAGATCATGCGCGCCTATGACGTGTCGTTCTCGCTGGGCGATGGTTTGCGTCCGGGCTCGACCGCCGACGCCAATGACGAGGCCCAGTTCTCGGAGCTGCGCACCCTGGGCGAGCTGACCAAGGTGGCCTGGAACCACGGCGTCCAGGTGATGATCGAAGGGCCGGGCCACGTGGCCATGCACAAGATCAAGGCCAACATGGACGAGCAGCTGAAGCACTGCCACGAGGCTCCCTTCTACACCTTGGGCCCGTTGACCACGGACATCGCGCCTGGCTACGACCACATCACCTCGGCCATTGGCGCGGCGATGATCGGCTGGTTCGGCACGGCGATGCTCTGCTACGTCACGCCCAAGGAGCACCTGGGCCTGCCGGACCGCGACGACGTGAAGACCGGCGTCATCACCTACAAGCTGGCCGCCCACGCCGCCGACCTCGCCAAGGGTCACCCGGGCGCGGCCATGTGGGACGACGCCATCAGCCGGGCGCGGTTCGAGTTCCGCTGGGAGGACCAGTTCAACCTGGGCCTCGACCCGGAAACCGCCCGCAAGTTCCACGACGAGACCCTGCCCAAGGAAGCGCACAAGACCGCGCACTTCTGCTCGATGTGCGGACCCAAGTTCTGCTCGATGAAGATCAGCCAGGAAGTCCGTGACTTCGCGGCCGGCAAGGCGCCCAACAGCGCCGAACTGGGCATGGCCGAGATGAGCGAGAAGTTCCGCGAGCAGGGCTCGGAGATCTATCTGAAGACCGAGTGA
- a CDS encoding RidA family protein, which yields MFRRCLAPILCALIATPSLAQTTYPKSIAAPGGEVVIPSAAHQGSYDAIKYAPARRVGDTLYVSGVIVGRGKDEGTDPESFKRQIRRAFVSLDEILKASGTNFENVVMINSFHVWEGPDQPAPRFEQINMINAVKSEFIKGAHPAWTAVGTTGLLSPGAIIEIQLIAYVPPKKP from the coding sequence ATGTTCCGCCGTTGCCTAGCGCCGATCCTCTGCGCCCTGATCGCCACTCCGAGCCTTGCGCAAACGACCTATCCCAAGTCGATCGCCGCGCCGGGAGGCGAAGTCGTCATTCCCTCGGCAGCGCATCAAGGGTCGTATGACGCGATCAAGTACGCGCCAGCCCGCCGTGTCGGCGACACCCTGTACGTCTCCGGCGTGATCGTCGGCCGCGGCAAGGACGAGGGCACAGATCCGGAATCGTTCAAGCGACAGATCCGGCGCGCCTTTGTGAGCTTGGACGAGATCCTCAAGGCCTCGGGCACGAACTTCGAGAACGTGGTGATGATCAATAGCTTCCACGTCTGGGAAGGTCCTGACCAACCCGCCCCGCGCTTTGAGCAGATCAACATGATCAACGCGGTGAAGAGCGAGTTCATCAAGGGCGCGCACCCGGCCTGGACGGCTGTCGGCACAACCGGGCTGCTGTCGCCGGGCGCGATCATCGAAATCCAGCTGATCGCCTACGTCCCGCCGAAAAAGCCCTAA
- a CDS encoding tetratricopeptide repeat protein, with protein sequence MTRIIPLALAAAVLATAGAAEASTMVIGGGAAKECSDAALKGRSDKRSVLACTSALELENLHFRDRARTYVNRGVLQMRQKDFGAARSDFDAAGAIDPNLGEVFVNRGAAYVGEERYREGVEQIDKGLALGVKEPEKAWFNRGLANEGLGDLKAAFRDYSRAAELNPEWPAPKLELTRFSVKRP encoded by the coding sequence ATGACCCGTATAATTCCCCTCGCCTTGGCCGCTGCTGTGTTGGCGACCGCTGGCGCTGCTGAGGCTTCCACGATGGTCATCGGCGGCGGGGCCGCGAAGGAATGTTCAGACGCCGCTCTGAAAGGGCGCTCCGACAAGCGCTCGGTGTTGGCCTGCACCAGCGCCTTGGAGCTGGAGAACCTGCATTTTCGTGACCGCGCCCGCACCTATGTGAATCGCGGTGTGCTCCAGATGCGGCAAAAGGATTTCGGTGCGGCGCGCTCGGATTTCGACGCGGCGGGCGCGATCGATCCCAATCTGGGCGAGGTCTTTGTGAACCGAGGCGCGGCCTATGTCGGCGAGGAGCGCTATCGCGAAGGCGTGGAGCAGATCGACAAGGGGCTGGCCCTGGGGGTGAAGGAGCCCGAAAAGGCCTGGTTCAACCGCGGTCTGGCTAATGAAGGACTGGGAGATCTGAAGGCGGCGTTCCGCGACTATTCGCGGGCCGCAGAACTCAATCCCGAGTGGCCGGCGCCGAAGCTTGAACTCACGCGTTTCTCGGTGAAGCGCCCCTGA